The Streptococcus oralis genome segment ATGGAATGGAACCAAGAAGTCTTTGAAGAAGGAAAAGTCGGCTTGGATGAAGGAGAATTTTACCCTTATCCGAGGTATTAGGATGTAAAAGGTGATCAGATGGGGAAAAAAGTAATTAACCTAGTGTATACAATAGCTATCATTTTCTTGATATTGTCTTTTGCATGTGGGATTATTGCATTTGGAGAGTTAGGCTATTCTCTATTTTGGGCCTTTGTTTTTGGTTGTGCTTTTGTTTATCTAAGTATCAAGCTAACACTCATTCTTCATGAGTTAGGTCATGCTTTTTGCGGCTATTTGACTGGCTATCGTTTAGTATCTTTGGGGATAGGCAGGTTTTTATTGGTAAAAAAATCTGGCAAGTTTTATTTTAGTCGAACAGCTGTTTTTAAAAATGTAAGTGCTCAATATATTGGTATAAAAGAAGACGAAAGTGATCAGCGGATAATCCTGATGTTATCAGGTGGCTTGCTAGTGCATCTCTGTTTGATGTTATTGGCAATACTTATTGGTTTTCTCACTCAAACCTGGTATTTTGCAGCGATTTGGATCACTCTTAATCTATCTCTTTTCTTAACAAATGCTTTGCCAATTGGGATTACCGATGGAGCAAAGATCTGGGAATTATGGCAATCTCCTGAAAATGTGAATTATGCATATATGAGCCTCAGACATTCAGCACAGACCATACTGGCTCCCGAAGAGTGTGACTTAAAAGATTTTGTCATGCCTGTCTCTGAGAATGCACAAGGATTTTTTGCTGAAAATATGCTTGTCCAACAAGGGCAAGTGTTCTTGTTGGAAGGAAAACTAAAGGAAGCTAAACAGCAGTTTCAATCCATACTAGAACAGACAGACAATTCACTTATTCAGGCAATCGTCCAAATGTCTCTTCTTCATATCGCCTTGCTTGAAGATAAGGTTGAAACAGCAGAAGAGTATGCCTCTATCCTAAAACTCAAACCTTTTTTATCTCTGAAAATGACTCATATTCAGACGATGCAGGCATGGTATCAATATAATGTTAAAAAAGATTTAGCAAAAACTCACAAAGCGATTCAGATTGCCAGAGAGAAAATGAATGCTAGTTATTTGTTACGGGATGAGAAACGCTACTATGAAAACTGGTTAGCCAAACTAGAAAAGGAATTGTCAGAAGGGATTTAAAATGGAACTAGAAATTTCTGATTTCACAGGTTGCAAGATTGCCTTGTTCTTTGGCACTAAACTTTTGACTATCTTGCGAGATGATATCCCTACCATACCATATCCTAATATGTGGGAATTGCCAGGTGGTGGTCGTGAAGGTCAAGAAACTCCTTTTGAGTGCGTAGCGCGTGAAGTTTACGAAGAACTAGGAATTCATCTG includes the following:
- a CDS encoding site-2 protease family protein, which gives rise to MGKKVINLVYTIAIIFLILSFACGIIAFGELGYSLFWAFVFGCAFVYLSIKLTLILHELGHAFCGYLTGYRLVSLGIGRFLLVKKSGKFYFSRTAVFKNVSAQYIGIKEDESDQRIILMLSGGLLVHLCLMLLAILIGFLTQTWYFAAIWITLNLSLFLTNALPIGITDGAKIWELWQSPENVNYAYMSLRHSAQTILAPEECDLKDFVMPVSENAQGFFAENMLVQQGQVFLLEGKLKEAKQQFQSILEQTDNSLIQAIVQMSLLHIALLEDKVETAEEYASILKLKPFLSLKMTHIQTMQAWYQYNVKKDLAKTHKAIQIAREKMNASYLLRDEKRYYENWLAKLEKELSEGI